The Equus caballus isolate H_3958 breed thoroughbred chromosome 12, TB-T2T, whole genome shotgun sequence genome contains a region encoding:
- the TNNT3 gene encoding troponin T, fast skeletal muscle isoform X8 produces MSDEEVEHVEEAQEEEAAPPPAEVHEEVHEVHVQEEVQEEEKPRPRLTAPKIPEGEKVDFDDIQKKRQNKDLMELQALIDSHFEARKKEEEELVALKERIEKRRAERAEQQRIRAEKERERQNRLAEEKARREEEEAKRRAEDDLKKKKALSSMGANYSSYLAKADQKRGKKQTAREMKKKVLAERRKPLNIDHLSDEKLRDKAKELWDTLYKLETDKFEYGEKLKRQKYDIMNMRARVEMLAKFSKKAGATAKGKVGGRWK; encoded by the exons aggcccaggaggaggaag CCGCCCCTCCGCCTGCAGAAGTCCATGAAGAAG TCCATGAAGTTCATGTACAAG AGGAGGTCCAGGAAG AGGAGAAGCCAAGACCCAG actCACTGCTCCTAAGATCCCGGAGGGGGAGAAAGTAGACTTCGAT GACATCCAGAAGAAGCGCCAGAACAAAGACCTCATGGAGCTGCAGGCTCTCATCGACAGCCACTTTGAAGCacggaagaaggaggaagaggagctggtCGCCCTCAAGGAGAGAATT GAGAAGCGCCGTGCGGAGAGAGCTGAACAGCAGAGGATCCGTGCCGAGAAGGAGAGGGAGCGTCAGAACAGACTGGCG GAGGAGAAGGCacggagggaggaggaggaggctaaGAGGAGAGCTGAGGACGACCTGAAGAAGAAGAAGGCTCTGTCATCCATGGGCGCCAACTACAGCAGCTACCTGGCCAAG GCTGACCAGAAGAGAGGCAAGAAGCAGACAGCCCGGGAGATGAAGAAGAAGGTTTTGGCGGAGAGACGCAAGCCGCTGAACATCGACCATCTCAGCGACGAGAAGCTCAG GGACAAGGCCAAGGAGCTGTGGGACACCCTGTACAAACTGGAGACCGACAAGTTTGAGTATGGGGAGAAGCTGAAGCGCCAGAAATACGAT ATCATGAACATGCGGGCCAGAGTGGAGATGCTGGCCAAGTT CAGCAAGAAGGCCGGTGCCACCGCCAAGGGCAAGGTCGGCGGGCGCTGGAAATAA
- the TNNT3 gene encoding troponin T, fast skeletal muscle isoform X9, with protein sequence MSDEEVEHVEEQYEEEEAQEEEVHEVHVQEEVQEEEKPRPRLTAPKIPEGEKVDFDDIQKKRQNKDLMELQALIDSHFEARKKEEEELVALKERIEKRRAERAEQQRIRAEKERERQNRLAEEKARREEEEAKRRAEDDLKKKKALSSMGANYSSYLAKADQKRGKKQTAREMKKKVLAERRKPLNIDHLSDEKLRDKAKELWDTLYKLETDKFEYGEKLKRQKYDIINLRSRIDQAQKHSKKAGATAKGKVGGRWK encoded by the exons aggcccaggaggaggaag TCCATGAAGTTCATGTACAAG AGGAGGTCCAGGAAG AGGAGAAGCCAAGACCCAG actCACTGCTCCTAAGATCCCGGAGGGGGAGAAAGTAGACTTCGAT GACATCCAGAAGAAGCGCCAGAACAAAGACCTCATGGAGCTGCAGGCTCTCATCGACAGCCACTTTGAAGCacggaagaaggaggaagaggagctggtCGCCCTCAAGGAGAGAATT GAGAAGCGCCGTGCGGAGAGAGCTGAACAGCAGAGGATCCGTGCCGAGAAGGAGAGGGAGCGTCAGAACAGACTGGCG GAGGAGAAGGCacggagggaggaggaggaggctaaGAGGAGAGCTGAGGACGACCTGAAGAAGAAGAAGGCTCTGTCATCCATGGGCGCCAACTACAGCAGCTACCTGGCCAAG GCTGACCAGAAGAGAGGCAAGAAGCAGACAGCCCGGGAGATGAAGAAGAAGGTTTTGGCGGAGAGACGCAAGCCGCTGAACATCGACCATCTCAGCGACGAGAAGCTCAG GGACAAGGCCAAGGAGCTGTGGGACACCCTGTACAAACTGGAGACCGACAAGTTTGAGTATGGGGAGAAGCTGAAGCGCCAGAAATACGAT ATCATCAACCTCAGAAGCCGCATCGACCAGGCCCAGAAGCA CAGCAAGAAGGCCGGTGCCACCGCCAAGGGCAAGGTCGGCGGGCGCTGGAAATAA
- the TNNT3 gene encoding troponin T, fast skeletal muscle isoform X3 has translation MSDEEVEHVEEAQEEEAAPPPAEVHEEVHEVHVQEEVQEDTAEEEREEEEEEKPRPRLTAPKIPEGEKVDFDDIQKKRQNKDLMELQALIDSHFEARKKEEEELVALKERIEKRRAERAEQQRIRAEKERERQNRLAEEKARREEEEAKRRAEDDLKKKKALSSMGANYSSYLAKADQKRGKKQTAREMKKKVLAERRKPLNIDHLSDEKLRDKAKELWDTLYKLETDKFEYGEKLKRQKYDIINLRSRIDQAQKHSKKAGATAKGKVGGRWK, from the exons aggcccaggaggaggaag CCGCCCCTCCGCCTGCAGAAGTCCATGAAGAAG TCCATGAAGTTCATGTACAAG AGGAGGTCCAGGAAG ACACCGCGGAGGAAGAGCGAGAGGAAGAGGAAG AGGAGAAGCCAAGACCCAG actCACTGCTCCTAAGATCCCGGAGGGGGAGAAAGTAGACTTCGAT GACATCCAGAAGAAGCGCCAGAACAAAGACCTCATGGAGCTGCAGGCTCTCATCGACAGCCACTTTGAAGCacggaagaaggaggaagaggagctggtCGCCCTCAAGGAGAGAATT GAGAAGCGCCGTGCGGAGAGAGCTGAACAGCAGAGGATCCGTGCCGAGAAGGAGAGGGAGCGTCAGAACAGACTGGCG GAGGAGAAGGCacggagggaggaggaggaggctaaGAGGAGAGCTGAGGACGACCTGAAGAAGAAGAAGGCTCTGTCATCCATGGGCGCCAACTACAGCAGCTACCTGGCCAAG GCTGACCAGAAGAGAGGCAAGAAGCAGACAGCCCGGGAGATGAAGAAGAAGGTTTTGGCGGAGAGACGCAAGCCGCTGAACATCGACCATCTCAGCGACGAGAAGCTCAG GGACAAGGCCAAGGAGCTGTGGGACACCCTGTACAAACTGGAGACCGACAAGTTTGAGTATGGGGAGAAGCTGAAGCGCCAGAAATACGAT ATCATCAACCTCAGAAGCCGCATCGACCAGGCCCAGAAGCA CAGCAAGAAGGCCGGTGCCACCGCCAAGGGCAAGGTCGGCGGGCGCTGGAAATAA
- the TNNT3 gene encoding troponin T, fast skeletal muscle isoform X1 translates to MSDEEVEHVEEQYEEEEAQEEEAAPPPAEVHEEVHEVHVQEEVQEDTAEEEREEEEEEKPRPRLTAPKIPEGEKVDFDDIQKKRQNKDLMELQALIDSHFEARKKEEEELVALKERIEKRRAERAEQQRIRAEKERERQNRLAEEKARREEEEAKRRAEDDLKKKKALSSMGANYSSYLAKADQKRGKKQTAREMKKKVLAERRKPLNIDHLSDEKLRDKAKELWDTLYKLETDKFEYGEKLKRQKYDIINLRSRIDQAQKHSKKAGATAKGKVGGRWK, encoded by the exons aggcccaggaggaggaag CCGCCCCTCCGCCTGCAGAAGTCCATGAAGAAG TCCATGAAGTTCATGTACAAG AGGAGGTCCAGGAAG ACACCGCGGAGGAAGAGCGAGAGGAAGAGGAAG AGGAGAAGCCAAGACCCAG actCACTGCTCCTAAGATCCCGGAGGGGGAGAAAGTAGACTTCGAT GACATCCAGAAGAAGCGCCAGAACAAAGACCTCATGGAGCTGCAGGCTCTCATCGACAGCCACTTTGAAGCacggaagaaggaggaagaggagctggtCGCCCTCAAGGAGAGAATT GAGAAGCGCCGTGCGGAGAGAGCTGAACAGCAGAGGATCCGTGCCGAGAAGGAGAGGGAGCGTCAGAACAGACTGGCG GAGGAGAAGGCacggagggaggaggaggaggctaaGAGGAGAGCTGAGGACGACCTGAAGAAGAAGAAGGCTCTGTCATCCATGGGCGCCAACTACAGCAGCTACCTGGCCAAG GCTGACCAGAAGAGAGGCAAGAAGCAGACAGCCCGGGAGATGAAGAAGAAGGTTTTGGCGGAGAGACGCAAGCCGCTGAACATCGACCATCTCAGCGACGAGAAGCTCAG GGACAAGGCCAAGGAGCTGTGGGACACCCTGTACAAACTGGAGACCGACAAGTTTGAGTATGGGGAGAAGCTGAAGCGCCAGAAATACGAT ATCATCAACCTCAGAAGCCGCATCGACCAGGCCCAGAAGCA CAGCAAGAAGGCCGGTGCCACCGCCAAGGGCAAGGTCGGCGGGCGCTGGAAATAA
- the TNNT3 gene encoding troponin T, fast skeletal muscle isoform X12 gives MSDEEVEHVEEAQEEEVHEVHVQEEVQEEEKPRPRLTAPKIPEGEKVDFDDIQKKRQNKDLMELQALIDSHFEARKKEEEELVALKERIEKRRAERAEQQRIRAEKERERQNRLAEEKARREEEEAKRRAEDDLKKKKALSSMGANYSSYLAKADQKRGKKQTAREMKKKVLAERRKPLNIDHLSDEKLRDKAKELWDTLYKLETDKFEYGEKLKRQKYDIINLRSRIDQAQKHSKKAGATAKGKVGGRWK, from the exons aggcccaggaggaggaag TCCATGAAGTTCATGTACAAG AGGAGGTCCAGGAAG AGGAGAAGCCAAGACCCAG actCACTGCTCCTAAGATCCCGGAGGGGGAGAAAGTAGACTTCGAT GACATCCAGAAGAAGCGCCAGAACAAAGACCTCATGGAGCTGCAGGCTCTCATCGACAGCCACTTTGAAGCacggaagaaggaggaagaggagctggtCGCCCTCAAGGAGAGAATT GAGAAGCGCCGTGCGGAGAGAGCTGAACAGCAGAGGATCCGTGCCGAGAAGGAGAGGGAGCGTCAGAACAGACTGGCG GAGGAGAAGGCacggagggaggaggaggaggctaaGAGGAGAGCTGAGGACGACCTGAAGAAGAAGAAGGCTCTGTCATCCATGGGCGCCAACTACAGCAGCTACCTGGCCAAG GCTGACCAGAAGAGAGGCAAGAAGCAGACAGCCCGGGAGATGAAGAAGAAGGTTTTGGCGGAGAGACGCAAGCCGCTGAACATCGACCATCTCAGCGACGAGAAGCTCAG GGACAAGGCCAAGGAGCTGTGGGACACCCTGTACAAACTGGAGACCGACAAGTTTGAGTATGGGGAGAAGCTGAAGCGCCAGAAATACGAT ATCATCAACCTCAGAAGCCGCATCGACCAGGCCCAGAAGCA CAGCAAGAAGGCCGGTGCCACCGCCAAGGGCAAGGTCGGCGGGCGCTGGAAATAA
- the TNNT3 gene encoding troponin T, fast skeletal muscle isoform X4 codes for MSDEEVEHVEEQYEEEEAQEEEAAPPPAEVHEEVHEVHVQEEVQEEEKPRPRLTAPKIPEGEKVDFDDIQKKRQNKDLMELQALIDSHFEARKKEEEELVALKERIEKRRAERAEQQRIRAEKERERQNRLAEEKARREEEEAKRRAEDDLKKKKALSSMGANYSSYLAKADQKRGKKQTAREMKKKVLAERRKPLNIDHLSDEKLRDKAKELWDTLYKLETDKFEYGEKLKRQKYDIINLRSRIDQAQKHSKKAGATAKGKVGGRWK; via the exons aggcccaggaggaggaag CCGCCCCTCCGCCTGCAGAAGTCCATGAAGAAG TCCATGAAGTTCATGTACAAG AGGAGGTCCAGGAAG AGGAGAAGCCAAGACCCAG actCACTGCTCCTAAGATCCCGGAGGGGGAGAAAGTAGACTTCGAT GACATCCAGAAGAAGCGCCAGAACAAAGACCTCATGGAGCTGCAGGCTCTCATCGACAGCCACTTTGAAGCacggaagaaggaggaagaggagctggtCGCCCTCAAGGAGAGAATT GAGAAGCGCCGTGCGGAGAGAGCTGAACAGCAGAGGATCCGTGCCGAGAAGGAGAGGGAGCGTCAGAACAGACTGGCG GAGGAGAAGGCacggagggaggaggaggaggctaaGAGGAGAGCTGAGGACGACCTGAAGAAGAAGAAGGCTCTGTCATCCATGGGCGCCAACTACAGCAGCTACCTGGCCAAG GCTGACCAGAAGAGAGGCAAGAAGCAGACAGCCCGGGAGATGAAGAAGAAGGTTTTGGCGGAGAGACGCAAGCCGCTGAACATCGACCATCTCAGCGACGAGAAGCTCAG GGACAAGGCCAAGGAGCTGTGGGACACCCTGTACAAACTGGAGACCGACAAGTTTGAGTATGGGGAGAAGCTGAAGCGCCAGAAATACGAT ATCATCAACCTCAGAAGCCGCATCGACCAGGCCCAGAAGCA CAGCAAGAAGGCCGGTGCCACCGCCAAGGGCAAGGTCGGCGGGCGCTGGAAATAA
- the TNNT3 gene encoding troponin T, fast skeletal muscle isoform X13: MELQALIDSHFEARKKEEEELVALKERIEKRRAERAEQQRIRAEKERERQNRLAEEKARREEEEAKRRAEDDLKKKKALSSMGANYSSYLAKADQKRGKKQTAREMKKKVLAERRKPLNIDHLSDEKLRDKAKELWDTLYKLETDKFEYGEKLKRQKYDIINLRSRIDQAQKHSKKAGATAKGKVGGRWK; this comes from the exons ATGGAGCTGCAGGCTCTCATCGACAGCCACTTTGAAGCacggaagaaggaggaagaggagctggtCGCCCTCAAGGAGAGAATT GAGAAGCGCCGTGCGGAGAGAGCTGAACAGCAGAGGATCCGTGCCGAGAAGGAGAGGGAGCGTCAGAACAGACTGGCG GAGGAGAAGGCacggagggaggaggaggaggctaaGAGGAGAGCTGAGGACGACCTGAAGAAGAAGAAGGCTCTGTCATCCATGGGCGCCAACTACAGCAGCTACCTGGCCAAG GCTGACCAGAAGAGAGGCAAGAAGCAGACAGCCCGGGAGATGAAGAAGAAGGTTTTGGCGGAGAGACGCAAGCCGCTGAACATCGACCATCTCAGCGACGAGAAGCTCAG GGACAAGGCCAAGGAGCTGTGGGACACCCTGTACAAACTGGAGACCGACAAGTTTGAGTATGGGGAGAAGCTGAAGCGCCAGAAATACGAT ATCATCAACCTCAGAAGCCGCATCGACCAGGCCCAGAAGCA CAGCAAGAAGGCCGGTGCCACCGCCAAGGGCAAGGTCGGCGGGCGCTGGAAATAA
- the TNNT3 gene encoding troponin T, fast skeletal muscle isoform X5: MSDEEVEHVEEQYEEEEAQEEEAAPPPAEVHEEVHEVHVQEEVQEEEKPRPRLTAPKIPEGEKVDFDDIQKKRQNKDLMELQALIDSHFEARKKEEEELVALKERIEKRRAERAEQQRIRAEKERERQNRLAEEKARREEEEAKRRAEDDLKKKKALSSMGANYSSYLAKADQKRGKKQTAREMKKKVLAERRKPLNIDHLSDEKLRDKAKELWDTLYKLETDKFEYGEKLKRQKYDIMNMRARVEMLAKFSKKAGATAKGKVGGRWK, translated from the exons aggcccaggaggaggaag CCGCCCCTCCGCCTGCAGAAGTCCATGAAGAAG TCCATGAAGTTCATGTACAAG AGGAGGTCCAGGAAG AGGAGAAGCCAAGACCCAG actCACTGCTCCTAAGATCCCGGAGGGGGAGAAAGTAGACTTCGAT GACATCCAGAAGAAGCGCCAGAACAAAGACCTCATGGAGCTGCAGGCTCTCATCGACAGCCACTTTGAAGCacggaagaaggaggaagaggagctggtCGCCCTCAAGGAGAGAATT GAGAAGCGCCGTGCGGAGAGAGCTGAACAGCAGAGGATCCGTGCCGAGAAGGAGAGGGAGCGTCAGAACAGACTGGCG GAGGAGAAGGCacggagggaggaggaggaggctaaGAGGAGAGCTGAGGACGACCTGAAGAAGAAGAAGGCTCTGTCATCCATGGGCGCCAACTACAGCAGCTACCTGGCCAAG GCTGACCAGAAGAGAGGCAAGAAGCAGACAGCCCGGGAGATGAAGAAGAAGGTTTTGGCGGAGAGACGCAAGCCGCTGAACATCGACCATCTCAGCGACGAGAAGCTCAG GGACAAGGCCAAGGAGCTGTGGGACACCCTGTACAAACTGGAGACCGACAAGTTTGAGTATGGGGAGAAGCTGAAGCGCCAGAAATACGAT ATCATGAACATGCGGGCCAGAGTGGAGATGCTGGCCAAGTT CAGCAAGAAGGCCGGTGCCACCGCCAAGGGCAAGGTCGGCGGGCGCTGGAAATAA
- the TNNT3 gene encoding troponin T, fast skeletal muscle isoform X7, whose protein sequence is MSDEEVEHVEEAQEEEAAPPPAEVHEEVHEVHVQEEVQEEEKPRPRLTAPKIPEGEKVDFDDIQKKRQNKDLMELQALIDSHFEARKKEEEELVALKERIEKRRAERAEQQRIRAEKERERQNRLAEEKARREEEEAKRRAEDDLKKKKALSSMGANYSSYLAKADQKRGKKQTAREMKKKVLAERRKPLNIDHLSDEKLRDKAKELWDTLYKLETDKFEYGEKLKRQKYDIINLRSRIDQAQKHSKKAGATAKGKVGGRWK, encoded by the exons aggcccaggaggaggaag CCGCCCCTCCGCCTGCAGAAGTCCATGAAGAAG TCCATGAAGTTCATGTACAAG AGGAGGTCCAGGAAG AGGAGAAGCCAAGACCCAG actCACTGCTCCTAAGATCCCGGAGGGGGAGAAAGTAGACTTCGAT GACATCCAGAAGAAGCGCCAGAACAAAGACCTCATGGAGCTGCAGGCTCTCATCGACAGCCACTTTGAAGCacggaagaaggaggaagaggagctggtCGCCCTCAAGGAGAGAATT GAGAAGCGCCGTGCGGAGAGAGCTGAACAGCAGAGGATCCGTGCCGAGAAGGAGAGGGAGCGTCAGAACAGACTGGCG GAGGAGAAGGCacggagggaggaggaggaggctaaGAGGAGAGCTGAGGACGACCTGAAGAAGAAGAAGGCTCTGTCATCCATGGGCGCCAACTACAGCAGCTACCTGGCCAAG GCTGACCAGAAGAGAGGCAAGAAGCAGACAGCCCGGGAGATGAAGAAGAAGGTTTTGGCGGAGAGACGCAAGCCGCTGAACATCGACCATCTCAGCGACGAGAAGCTCAG GGACAAGGCCAAGGAGCTGTGGGACACCCTGTACAAACTGGAGACCGACAAGTTTGAGTATGGGGAGAAGCTGAAGCGCCAGAAATACGAT ATCATCAACCTCAGAAGCCGCATCGACCAGGCCCAGAAGCA CAGCAAGAAGGCCGGTGCCACCGCCAAGGGCAAGGTCGGCGGGCGCTGGAAATAA
- the TNNT3 gene encoding troponin T, fast skeletal muscle isoform X2 → MSDEEVEHVEEQYEEEEAQEEEAAPPPAEVHEEVHEVHVQEEVQEDTAEEEREEEEEEKPRPRLTAPKIPEGEKVDFDDIQKKRQNKDLMELQALIDSHFEARKKEEEELVALKERIEKRRAERAEQQRIRAEKERERQNRLAEEKARREEEEAKRRAEDDLKKKKALSSMGANYSSYLAKADQKRGKKQTAREMKKKVLAERRKPLNIDHLSDEKLRDKAKELWDTLYKLETDKFEYGEKLKRQKYDIMNMRARVEMLAKFSKKAGATAKGKVGGRWK, encoded by the exons aggcccaggaggaggaag CCGCCCCTCCGCCTGCAGAAGTCCATGAAGAAG TCCATGAAGTTCATGTACAAG AGGAGGTCCAGGAAG ACACCGCGGAGGAAGAGCGAGAGGAAGAGGAAG AGGAGAAGCCAAGACCCAG actCACTGCTCCTAAGATCCCGGAGGGGGAGAAAGTAGACTTCGAT GACATCCAGAAGAAGCGCCAGAACAAAGACCTCATGGAGCTGCAGGCTCTCATCGACAGCCACTTTGAAGCacggaagaaggaggaagaggagctggtCGCCCTCAAGGAGAGAATT GAGAAGCGCCGTGCGGAGAGAGCTGAACAGCAGAGGATCCGTGCCGAGAAGGAGAGGGAGCGTCAGAACAGACTGGCG GAGGAGAAGGCacggagggaggaggaggaggctaaGAGGAGAGCTGAGGACGACCTGAAGAAGAAGAAGGCTCTGTCATCCATGGGCGCCAACTACAGCAGCTACCTGGCCAAG GCTGACCAGAAGAGAGGCAAGAAGCAGACAGCCCGGGAGATGAAGAAGAAGGTTTTGGCGGAGAGACGCAAGCCGCTGAACATCGACCATCTCAGCGACGAGAAGCTCAG GGACAAGGCCAAGGAGCTGTGGGACACCCTGTACAAACTGGAGACCGACAAGTTTGAGTATGGGGAGAAGCTGAAGCGCCAGAAATACGAT ATCATGAACATGCGGGCCAGAGTGGAGATGCTGGCCAAGTT CAGCAAGAAGGCCGGTGCCACCGCCAAGGGCAAGGTCGGCGGGCGCTGGAAATAA
- the TNNT3 gene encoding troponin T, fast skeletal muscle isoform X11, giving the protein MSDEEVEHVEEQYEEEEAQEEEVHEVHVQEEVQEEEKPRPRLTAPKIPEGEKVDFDDIQKKRQNKDLMELQALIDSHFEARKKEEEELVALKERIEKRRAERAEQQRIRAEKERERQNRLAEEKARREEEEAKRRAEDDLKKKKALSSMGANYSSYLAKADQKRGKKQTAREMKKKVLAERRKPLNIDHLSDEKLRDKAKELWDTLYKLETDKFEYGEKLKRQKYDIMNMRARVEMLAKFSKKAGATAKGKVGGRWK; this is encoded by the exons aggcccaggaggaggaag TCCATGAAGTTCATGTACAAG AGGAGGTCCAGGAAG AGGAGAAGCCAAGACCCAG actCACTGCTCCTAAGATCCCGGAGGGGGAGAAAGTAGACTTCGAT GACATCCAGAAGAAGCGCCAGAACAAAGACCTCATGGAGCTGCAGGCTCTCATCGACAGCCACTTTGAAGCacggaagaaggaggaagaggagctggtCGCCCTCAAGGAGAGAATT GAGAAGCGCCGTGCGGAGAGAGCTGAACAGCAGAGGATCCGTGCCGAGAAGGAGAGGGAGCGTCAGAACAGACTGGCG GAGGAGAAGGCacggagggaggaggaggaggctaaGAGGAGAGCTGAGGACGACCTGAAGAAGAAGAAGGCTCTGTCATCCATGGGCGCCAACTACAGCAGCTACCTGGCCAAG GCTGACCAGAAGAGAGGCAAGAAGCAGACAGCCCGGGAGATGAAGAAGAAGGTTTTGGCGGAGAGACGCAAGCCGCTGAACATCGACCATCTCAGCGACGAGAAGCTCAG GGACAAGGCCAAGGAGCTGTGGGACACCCTGTACAAACTGGAGACCGACAAGTTTGAGTATGGGGAGAAGCTGAAGCGCCAGAAATACGAT ATCATGAACATGCGGGCCAGAGTGGAGATGCTGGCCAAGTT CAGCAAGAAGGCCGGTGCCACCGCCAAGGGCAAGGTCGGCGGGCGCTGGAAATAA
- the TNNT3 gene encoding troponin T, fast skeletal muscle isoform X10 produces MSDEEVEHVEEAQEEEAAPPPAEVHEEVHEVHVQEEKPRPRLTAPKIPEGEKVDFDDIQKKRQNKDLMELQALIDSHFEARKKEEEELVALKERIEKRRAERAEQQRIRAEKERERQNRLAEEKARREEEEAKRRAEDDLKKKKALSSMGANYSSYLAKADQKRGKKQTAREMKKKVLAERRKPLNIDHLSDEKLRDKAKELWDTLYKLETDKFEYGEKLKRQKYDIINLRSRIDQAQKHSKKAGATAKGKVGGRWK; encoded by the exons aggcccaggaggaggaag CCGCCCCTCCGCCTGCAGAAGTCCATGAAGAAG TCCATGAAGTTCATGTACAAG AGGAGAAGCCAAGACCCAG actCACTGCTCCTAAGATCCCGGAGGGGGAGAAAGTAGACTTCGAT GACATCCAGAAGAAGCGCCAGAACAAAGACCTCATGGAGCTGCAGGCTCTCATCGACAGCCACTTTGAAGCacggaagaaggaggaagaggagctggtCGCCCTCAAGGAGAGAATT GAGAAGCGCCGTGCGGAGAGAGCTGAACAGCAGAGGATCCGTGCCGAGAAGGAGAGGGAGCGTCAGAACAGACTGGCG GAGGAGAAGGCacggagggaggaggaggaggctaaGAGGAGAGCTGAGGACGACCTGAAGAAGAAGAAGGCTCTGTCATCCATGGGCGCCAACTACAGCAGCTACCTGGCCAAG GCTGACCAGAAGAGAGGCAAGAAGCAGACAGCCCGGGAGATGAAGAAGAAGGTTTTGGCGGAGAGACGCAAGCCGCTGAACATCGACCATCTCAGCGACGAGAAGCTCAG GGACAAGGCCAAGGAGCTGTGGGACACCCTGTACAAACTGGAGACCGACAAGTTTGAGTATGGGGAGAAGCTGAAGCGCCAGAAATACGAT ATCATCAACCTCAGAAGCCGCATCGACCAGGCCCAGAAGCA CAGCAAGAAGGCCGGTGCCACCGCCAAGGGCAAGGTCGGCGGGCGCTGGAAATAA
- the TNNT3 gene encoding troponin T, fast skeletal muscle isoform X6 — MSDEEVEHVEEQYEEEEAQEEEAAPPPAEVHEEVHEVHVQEEKPRPRLTAPKIPEGEKVDFDDIQKKRQNKDLMELQALIDSHFEARKKEEEELVALKERIEKRRAERAEQQRIRAEKERERQNRLAEEKARREEEEAKRRAEDDLKKKKALSSMGANYSSYLAKADQKRGKKQTAREMKKKVLAERRKPLNIDHLSDEKLRDKAKELWDTLYKLETDKFEYGEKLKRQKYDIINLRSRIDQAQKHSKKAGATAKGKVGGRWK, encoded by the exons aggcccaggaggaggaag CCGCCCCTCCGCCTGCAGAAGTCCATGAAGAAG TCCATGAAGTTCATGTACAAG AGGAGAAGCCAAGACCCAG actCACTGCTCCTAAGATCCCGGAGGGGGAGAAAGTAGACTTCGAT GACATCCAGAAGAAGCGCCAGAACAAAGACCTCATGGAGCTGCAGGCTCTCATCGACAGCCACTTTGAAGCacggaagaaggaggaagaggagctggtCGCCCTCAAGGAGAGAATT GAGAAGCGCCGTGCGGAGAGAGCTGAACAGCAGAGGATCCGTGCCGAGAAGGAGAGGGAGCGTCAGAACAGACTGGCG GAGGAGAAGGCacggagggaggaggaggaggctaaGAGGAGAGCTGAGGACGACCTGAAGAAGAAGAAGGCTCTGTCATCCATGGGCGCCAACTACAGCAGCTACCTGGCCAAG GCTGACCAGAAGAGAGGCAAGAAGCAGACAGCCCGGGAGATGAAGAAGAAGGTTTTGGCGGAGAGACGCAAGCCGCTGAACATCGACCATCTCAGCGACGAGAAGCTCAG GGACAAGGCCAAGGAGCTGTGGGACACCCTGTACAAACTGGAGACCGACAAGTTTGAGTATGGGGAGAAGCTGAAGCGCCAGAAATACGAT ATCATCAACCTCAGAAGCCGCATCGACCAGGCCCAGAAGCA CAGCAAGAAGGCCGGTGCCACCGCCAAGGGCAAGGTCGGCGGGCGCTGGAAATAA